In Methyloceanibacter stevinii, the genomic stretch GAGACAACGGCTGAAGAGTCCGTATTGCGCAAGTTGGGGTGCCAGTTGGGCCAGGGTTGGCTCTATGGGAAGCCCAGCCCCGCAGCCTCTGCGGAACGTCAGCTCGCGCTGAGCGGCTCGGGATGCGTAACGGCGCTTCCAGCGGGCGCCTCCCCTTATCAGCAGCTGCACCAACTGCAAACGCTCTACGACCACGCGCCTGTCGGGATCTGCTTTGCGGATCTCGACTTTTACCACGTGGTCGCGAACGACCTTTTTGCAAGCATCCACGGCATGACGGGTGCTGAGCTTGCAGGCAAGCATATCTCCGACGTCATGGACGAAACGACACTTGAGACCGTGAAGCGGACCCTTTGGGCGGCCGCCTCTAGCGACGAGCCCGTGTCCCAGCTTTATTTTACAGAAGACAGGCGGCTACAGGTGTTCGTGGCGCGGGTGCTCGACCTCAGCAAGGATATTATCGGCTTCTCCGTCGTGGTGGTCGACCTGCCGGATTCGCTCGATGAAATTCAGCACCCCAAGAGTTTGACATCGCCAAAGCGGCTCCGTGGTGTTCAGAAGGACGACTAGCCTAGCTTCGCCCTCACCAAAGCATGCCGCGCGCATGCATTAGGGTAGTAAGTTCGCCCGTTCATCCACCTGCATACGGGCGTGCAAATGTCCGGGCGAATCCAGCAACGCATAGCGCGCCAAAACCTAGCCCTTGTGTGCCCGGTAGCGCTCGATCAGCGCGTTGGTCGATGAATCGTGGCTGAGCTTCGGCTCGTCCTTGGCTTCGAGCTCCGGAATGATGCGGTTGGCGAGCACCTTGCCGAGCTCGACGCCCCATTGATCGAACGAGTCGATGTTCCACACGGCCCCTTGCGTGAACACGCTGTGCTCGTAGAGCGCCACGAGCCGGCCGAGCGTCTTCGGATCGAGCTTGTCGGCGAGGATCATGTTCGTCGGCCGGTTGCCTTCGGTCACGCGGAACGGCGTCTGTGCCGCGGGCGAGCCTTCCGCCGTCAATTCCGCCGCCGTCTTGCCGAATGCGAGCGCCTCGGCCTGTGCGAACAGGTTCGCCATCAAGAGGTCGTGGTGATGGGCGAGGGAACTCAACGGCGTCAGAAAGCCGATGAAGTCACAGGGGATTAGCTTCGTGCCCTGGTGAATGAGCTGGTAGAAAGAGTGCTGACCGTCCGTCCCCGGCTCGCCCCAGATGATCGGGCCAGTCTGCAAGTCCACATGCTTG encodes the following:
- a CDS encoding PAS domain S-box protein gives rise to the protein METTAEESVLRKLGCQLGQGWLYGKPSPAASAERQLALSGSGCVTALPAGASPYQQLHQLQTLYDHAPVGICFADLDFYHVVANDLFASIHGMTGAELAGKHISDVMDETTLETVKRTLWAAASSDEPVSQLYFTEDRRLQVFVARVLDLSKDIIGFSVVVVDLPDSLDEIQHPKSLTSPKRLRGVQKDD